From the genome of Argentina anserina chromosome 4, drPotAnse1.1, whole genome shotgun sequence, one region includes:
- the LOC126791809 gene encoding protein LAZY 1-like, with product MLQLLGWMHRKFRQNSGEPVFLIGQPSLDDQQYYPKANYGTKPFKQGQRDHQLRNSFAGLDSAKVDQEDYYEEEASAAASELFHGFLAIGTFGSDQVITEPSTPTMAMSVENITEKETEATENELKLINDELEKVLIAEARDEISNASSGRNSHVSNGRSSHGSTITLSGKMLEVPESNGINGTTVCPLQGYLFGSAYELSEKTTVPKKEQRTSLGELFQKSKLIEEKEKRADQKEADKSSMKKKLIKKVLHMNASSRSSAAANDAGSAETKLNKILQMFHRKVHPENSTAGEKSGKYQKREKKKRMSSDGICNHGQQVLPDDQDIMLYPEQVFSSNQRMRRYKSQSNPPQFALGGLDSNGNKEQWIKTDADYLVLEL from the exons ATGCTGCAGTTACTAGGATGGATGCATCGAAAGTTTCGTCAGAATAGCGGGGAACCTGTTTTCCTAATTG GGCAGCCATCACTTGATGATCAACAATACTATCCAAAGGCCAATTATGGCACCAAACCCTTTAAGCAAGGCCAGAGAGACCATCAGCTTCGAAATTCTTTTGCTGGTCTAGACTCAGCTAAGGTGGATCAAGAAGATTACTATGAAGAGGAAGCCTCTGCTGCAGCATCTGAGCTCTTCCACGGCTTTCTTGCGATTGGTACCTTTGGCTCAGACCAAGTCATCACCGAGCCATCAACACCAACAATGGCCATGTCTGTGGAGAATATAACTGAAAAAGAGACTGAGGCCACTGAGAATGAACTAAAGCTCATAAATGATGAGTTGGAGAAGGTGCTCATAGCTGAAGCAAGGGATGAAATCAGCAATGCTTCATCTGGAAGGAACAGCCATGTTAGCAACGGAAGAAGTAGTCATGGCAGCACCATTACACTAAGCGGTAAGATGCTAGAAGTCCCAGAAAGCAATGGGATTAATGGAACTACAGTCTGTCCACTCCAGGGTTATCTTTTTGGCTCAGCATATGAGTTGTCAGAAAAAACAACAGTACCAAAGAAGGAGCAGAGGACATCTCTTGGTGAGCTGTTTCAGAAGAGTAAATTAATCGAAGAGAAGGAGAAGCGAGCAGATCAGAAAGAAGCTGATAAGTCTTCAATGAAAAAGAAGCTCATTAAAAAAGTGCTTCACATGAATGCTTCTTCTCGGAGCTCTGCAGCAGCTAATGATGCTGGTTCAGCAGAAACAAAACTGAATAAG ATCCTTCAGATGTTCCACAGAAAAGTCCATCCAGAAAACTCAACTGCTGGGGAAAAATCTGGAAAGTATCAAAAgagggaaaagaaaaagagaatgaGCAGTGATGGGATCTGCAACCATGGACAGCAGGTCCTCCCAGATGATCAAGACATCATGTTATACCCTGAACAAGTCTTTTCATCAAACCAGCGCATGCGACGCTACAAGAGCCAATCTAACCCGCCCCAGTTTGCACTTGGTGGCCTTGATTCAAATGGGAACAAGGAGCAGTGGATCAAAACTGATGCAGACT ACTTAGTCCTGGAGCTGTAA